The nucleotide sequence AATGGAATCATGGAtgtgaaaagttaaatgatataaaaattaaactcACGTTCCTTCAAGGATGTGATACAGAATGAACTCCTCTTACACTGAGtttctcttcctaatttctagtttacttccatttcctctcctcaAGGCAGGAATCCCTCTCCTTTCTGACCCTCCCTACTTAATGGCAACGGCCAAGAAGAAATAGGGTCTGAGCAACCTGGGCTGTTGCCCTGCCCCATCCAGCCTCTAATGATTGGTCATGATTCTATCTGTAGGTCCGGACTCTGTTCGTCAGCGGGCTCCCTGTAGACATCAAACCAAGAGAACTCTATCTTCTCTTCCGGCCATTTAAGGTAAGTCCAGTCCCCTGGACCAGGCTTTATCCAACCTCAGTGTTCAGAAACAGACAATATTTGACCAGATTATACCAGtaggagaaatagagaagaagggtGATGTCACAATTATACCAGTGGGAGAAATTAGAGGATGGGCAACAGAaaagaatgggggtgggggggggtttggggagaggagcACTCATTTTGGTGTTGGTTAGGCTCATTTGCTTCCCTGTTCTGGGAGTCTGTTTCCCCCCAGCAGGCAAACGGTATGCTAGAATGTTTGACTGGTTCAAGTTGGGGACTTGAGGAAGGCGGTCCAAAGaggtgggcctggagtcatggGTAGGGTTATCTAAGTAGAAATGATCAACATCTCCATATAATTGGGGAAGAAAGTGGGATGGGCATGAGAAAACTCTGGTGGCCCCGTGTTAATGATTGTGCAGGGGGAGGAAGAACTCCAATGTCAGCCACTGTTTCTCTCCACAGGGGTATGAAGGGTCACTGATCAAACTCACATCAAAACAGgtatctttctctcccttttatgTCCTGGCTCTACTCCCCCAGTTCTTCCCCTGATAGCAAGCTTGGAGCCAGTCTCCATTGCTGGCAGGCCTCAGTGCTGCATTTAAAAGACTATCCCACATGCACGCCGGACTTTGGACCAGGCCTCCGTCCTGGGCTGGGGCAAGTAAGAAGAGGCAGTCCTAGTTTCTTGCATTCCTCCCATCCATCAGAGGCCCCTTTCCCCTTAGTTAGTCAgagtgtgtgggggggtgggaaggtggggggggagggggcatgTCCCCAGGCCCTCAGTATATACCATAGAAGATAAACTAAGAGAGTCTCCCTACTTCTCAGTTCTCAAAGAAGCGGCCCCTAGCTCCTAGTGCCTGCACAGGTCTGGATCTTTTGCAAAGGGCATAGGCatatccttccccttccttctgtgAACTACTTGCCCCTTCATTCTTGCTTTCCTGCTGCCCAGACTAGCTCCTTCTGGCAGAAGCAAGTCTGATAAACTCACTCACACTCACCATTTCTTACATTGTCTCTCCCAAGAAAGGGAGTAATACCTAACCCAGAGGAGAGATATCAGCTTGGGGGAAGACATGTTTAGGTCCTCCTAAAAGCTGTAGAAGACGATTTCCCAGTAAAGCTGATGATAGCAGGGACTCTGAGCCCTGTGTGATAAATGAGGACTGGTTTGGAGGGACTAGGATTAAAGGAATAGATGGAACTAGcctccccttcttttccctttgcaAGAGAGGTACTGCCGCTTCCTTTTGAATGAGGCTATTCTATAGAGCTGGGAGGatactgagagaaagagagacagagacagagggaaggagggagggagggagagagagagagagagtgagtgagtggaGTGTGTAATTCAAGGGCTTTTTCTTCTAGCCTGTAGGTTTTGTGACCTTTGACAGCCGTGCTGGGGCAGAAGCAGCCAAAAATGCACTGAATGTGAGTACCTGGAGACATGATCCCTGTGCAGGGGAAAGGGGCTCATACACCCTACCCACCCCAGGACCTTAAAATAGTTATATGCAAGCCTTAAGATGCACCTCAAAGAACTAACCTTGgaagcaattaggtggctcagcggttcgagagccaggcccagaaataggaagtcctgggttcaaatgtggactcagatacttctctAGTTGTGtaacaccctcccccccccccccccccagctcttctgccttggaaccaatacacagattgattctaagacagaaggtaagggctttaaaaaaacaactatcaaGTATCTGCCTTGAGTGCTTCCATTATCTTTATCTGGCCAAGATTCCACAGATACCAAATGATCACATATGCAGCCTTGGGGGGAGAAATGTTAATAAGGTCAGGATCCCAGGGGGGAAAATTCCTTGTATGTACTCTCattgcttttggttttttttggtgtgtgatttgaaatttttatttaattaatgaattgagAGTATTTTCCcacggttccatgattcatgttctttccctcccctcctctcaccccccttcctgtagccaacaagcagttccactgggttttacatgtgtcattgatcaagacttatttccatattattaatatttgcactagcgtgattatttagagtctacaatCCCCCGATCATATCCCCAATCGACCacgtgctcaagcagttgtttttcttctgtatttctcctcccacagttctttctctgtatgtgaatagtattctttctcataagtccctcagaattgtcctgggtcattgcattgctgatagtagagaaggccattacatttgattgtgccacagtgtatccgtctctgtttacaatgttctcctggctctgctcctttcactctgcatcaattcctggaggtctctccagttcacatggaattcctccagttcattattcctttgagcacaatagtattccatcgccagaGGATaacacaaattgttcagccatttcccaattgaaggacattctctcattttccaattttttgctaccacaaagaatgcagctataaatatttttgtacaagtctttttccttatctctttggagtataaacccagcagtgatatggcttgGATCAAAAGGCTATTCTTTCTAAACCCACCTGGGCCTGGGTATCCCAGGGTAACATTTTCTTTCACTCATTCTACAGGGCATTCGTTTTGACCCTGAGAATCCACAAACCTTGCGGTTAGAGTTTGCCAAGGCCAACACTAAAATGGCAAAGAGCAAACTGATGGCAACTCCAAATCCCACTAGCATTCACCCTGCCCTCGGCGCACACTTCATCGCACGGGATCCCTGTAAGTATGGCCACAGGCCGCTCACTTTCTGGTTTTGCCTTGCCTTCACGGACAGCCTACCTCCATCCACCTGGAGCCAGAGGAGCCATCCTGGGTTAAGTTTTTTTGGATGGGGCAGTTTTGGCCAAAGGACTCTCAGTCTACTATAGCTACGGCCCAGGGCTTTGAAGAATTTTGGGGTGTAGAGCAAGGAGCACAGAGAGCCTTTGCGGGGGGGAGGAGATTCCTAGGCTTAAGCTATTGCTGGAACAGCCCCCATAAGGAGGTGGGAGAAGTACTGCAGAGAGAAGTCTGGTTTACTCTTTTAACTCATTATTCTTGTTCAGCATAGCTAGACCAAGAAGCCCTCTCAGTTTGGCACCCTGGGGCAGAATCCTGTTAGTCGAGATGTTATGGCCTGCCTCCAGCTTCCCATTGCTGAGTCCCCACATAGTtgggtttttaattatttttctttcttggctGGTCATTGTGCCCAGAGTAGTATGTGGATTTAGAAATTCTGGATTAGACTCTGGACCTTCAGCCCATCTCTgtagatggtggagaaggtatgAGTCTTTAGGGCTCAAGTCTGTCCTAGCTGTTCCATTAAACCTCTCCTGTCTCTCCTTGTTTGGGATAGTCCTAGGGTTCAAATACTTCTTGGTGTTCTCAGAGCCATCCCTTCCCTCTCAGCTAGAAAAGCACAGGGAGTACCAGACATGTGCCCTTCTGCCTTCTGGGGAAACTAAGAATTTAGTGTGAAATCAGCAAAGTAAGCAACATTTGGTTCTTTAAAGGACCACATTGGAGAACAAGAGGGGATTCCCTATTGTCTTGTATAGTCCAGTAAGGAGGAGAGACTTAGAAAgcatgggatgggatgggatgggggaTGATCTCCATCTCTCTTGCCTAGATGACCTGACAGGAGCTGCTCTGATCCCTGCTTCCCCGGAGGCCTGGGCCCCTTACCCATTGTACACTACAGAGCTGACCCCTGCCATCCCACATGCTGCATTCACCTACCcggctgctgccgccgccgctgctgccctGCATGCCCAGGTAAGACCCCACCCCGGGGGAAGCTGCTAGGATGAGAGACggtcaaaaaatgggaaaaagaatggGCTAGTAGCCGAGGACTAGCAAAACCACTCTGATTACATGAGAGCCACCTTCTTGCAAAGTCACACACACATTCTCAGGCCCTGGTCAAGGGCCAGCTGGAAGGCAGGATTTCACTGAAGCTCCGTTACAAAGACCAAATCCTCCCTAAGAGTTTCCAGTCCAGTTGAGGAAGATCCatagaatagagagagagagctctgctTAATTCTGGCTTTGGAGACCAGCTCCCAAGGCTGTCATGGGTAAAATTCTGCTGTACCATGATTagtccttttaaaataaaagttttgacAGGTTCTGGGTTCTAATAGATAATGTGCTATCTCTAATATGCAATAGCAGGTAAGGTTTTGGAATTAGAAGCGCCTAGAAAGGTAAAGGAAGTGGGGAATAGGTTTTGGGGACGGGTGAAATGAATCTGCCAAGGTTTCTGAGAATTAAAGCTAGTCATGGCTAAGGAGAGCCCATGGGCTTCATCATTCCCCTGACCTCTGACTCTTCCATTGGACTGAAGAAAGTTTGGAGTATAGGAAGTCAGTGGAGTAGGGAAAAAAATTGGGcaagtaggtggttcagtagatagagagccaggtctggagttgggaagtcctgggttcaaatgggattTCAGATGCTGTCTGTCTATGTgacagcaagttacttaaccccagttgcctagcccttgtggctcttctgccttggaaccagtccCTAGTATTTAGCAGACTAATGCCATAGGCAGCAGATGAGTATCAGGGATGGATCAGTTAAAACTGAATATCTTCTTTTCCCTAACTGTCATCCCTTACCTCCAAAGCCAAGTGGTAGGAAGAAATTCCCCAGGTAACTGTtagcagggattccatgctttgcatctccacataacataACATAGATTAGAAATGCTGAGAAGCTGGTGGGAAGAGTAGGCTTGCTCTGCTGAATGGATAGCTAAGTTCTGAGGGCTGGCGATCTCCGCTTTCTCCTCTGTTCTCTAGAGTCCTTCCTATGCAGGAgttagagagagaaggaacttGGATATTATTTAGACTAATGATATCAAACTCAGACTAGAAAGAGGGACCACTTAACCATATGTAAGGGTCCCTGTGCTTgaatgttgacttagaaaaccatattaTCTGTGTtatgttaacattttatttattttgttaagtattttccAATTACACTATAATATGATCCAGGCTGCAATCAGGAATGTTATGAAACATGTTTGACACCTCCAACCTGCCTGccacccattttacaaataagaaaacggAGACCCCAAGGAGTCATGTTAAATATTGCATGTAATAAGTagaactgagattcaaactcagacccTTTGACTCCAGGTGCTTGCCCCTGCCCGCCATTGCATCTCCTAGGTAGCTGCTCTGGTCTGTTGTATTGGGGTCTCCACCCCTCCATCCTTGGGTGGGAACTCTGCCTCCTGAGGCCTTTGaagccttccctccccacctGCACCCTCAGCTCCCAGGCCTGCATCTTCAGCAGTTACCACCTTGGCAGCAAATAGCTTACTGATAAAGCCTGTGAAGTTAAACATTACTCTCGTTCCAAGAGCTGCTTTGGGGGGGGGTCCATCCCCTGAACCACGCAGCTGCACTCAACAGATTCCCACGTCCCCTCCTCGTTAGAGGCTTGCCTCTCGAGTCCCTTCTGTGCGGGATGCCCACTTCATGGGGGGGCTAAAACCCACCTAAGGCTACAAGGTTGTCTGGATGATTTAAAAAACTAGACAGTGGGCTAGGAAGAGCCGGTGCTGTTCTGAGGAGGTGCTGGTGGGTGGGGGCTTCGGGCATCGGTTAGCAGCGAAAGCATCATCCCTATGGACAGGAGCTGGGGACTGGAAGTCACCAGACCTGGGTTCTCATCTCTAACTAGTGgcatgatcttaggcaaatcattaaACCCTTTTCAGCTGGCTTCTTTCAGCTGTGTAACTAACTGACTCTTGGGATCAAATGAGTAATAGATgcatgatattttttttaagaggtttttaaaaaatgccaggtcagaggagaaggaggaggagtcttttctctttcatctagGGAGGGAATTGTTTTATAATGCAAAGAGGATTGAATTTGGAGCTAGATAAGACTTGGATcccagctttttattttattacccaTGAGGTTACTGCCTCGGCTGCTGCTTCTGAaaagtgaggaggttggattagagtATCTGTAGAGCTTACCGTCTATCTGAGTATCTCAGTGGGTGCCCCCTTCTCAGACTGGGGAGAACTGTTGTTCtttctgcctcctctctcctAATGCCTGTGGGGTCAGCATCCCCACTGGACCATCAGCATGACCCACATCGGAGCTTGATGATAGAGCAGACCATCAAGCGGGGTGTCTTGTCTGAGCTTAGAAGACACACAGAGGATGCCACCAAGGGCTTTTCGAGTGCGCAGTGTCCAAGGAGATGACCTTTCAAGAGAGCCCAGCAGCTGCAGATGAAGTGTCCTAGCTAGCCCCAGCCAATTGTACAGACACAGAGGATTAGGTGGCCTGGGTTCTTCTCATCTAGGTGTAGAAATGTTTCCCTTGAACACACGCACCATGCCCCTTCCTCCGTTTTAGTGTTCATCCTCTTCACTCTTATCCATATCCATCcagtagggttttttttgtttttttttttttgtttttgtttttttttggtcagggcTGGAAAATGGGATTTTTAGTCCTCTTTTAGCCTTTTATCTCTAAGTCAGGAATGTTATTTCTGGAGGTTTTATCATGTTTGGCTACATGGCTGAAGTTTCTTTTGTTCTTGTTGACTTCTCTTGAATTTTCTAAGTATGTAACTATATTTGCAAATTTAGTCCCTTTCCAGTGTCTAGTCTAGTCCACTTGTTTTCTCGTGTCCTTTTGCACTTGCATTTCTAATATTGTGTCAGAGAAGCAGCGACAGTAGTCATCTTTGTTTTGGTCCTGTTAAACAGGATTGCTTCCTAGGATGGTTCTCCATTGCAAATAATGTTTAGCCTTGTCTTTCTAGAGTGACAAGGCCAAATTTGTTGCTCTTTGTGGTGGGGCAGCCTCCCAATCACCCAGgtatccttcctcctcctctctcattTCCCTTTCAGGTCAGCATTGGAAGCCCGGAGCCTTACACTTCATCTTGGCTGGAGATCCTACCCTtctcttaaaataaaatgtttattaatgattttttttagtcaCTGTCATTTCCTAAAGAATCCTCTCCTCCTGCCCTTTCAACAAAAAAGCATCTTTAAGTAGAATGACACAGTATAACAGGATGCCATTCCATACCTGTCCACCACTTGTCTCCCCCCAAAAGAAGgaaatatctattttgttttacatCTCCCATTGTTTCCCTCCTAGAGAGCCAgccttttataataaaaatagcaacttGGACctgtgctctttttttttcttctttaaattcttaccttctgccttggaattgatgctaaatattaattccaaggcaggagagtagtaaggactaggaaattggggttaagtgacttgcccagggtcacacagctaggaagccagCTATGATTTTACTAGTATTGAGAATTCCTAAATGAGGTAACTTCTAGCCTTAGAAAGTTGTCTACAACACCaagaagttaagtcacttgccttgGCTCATACAGCCAGTAtctatcagaggcagaatttcttCTCAAGTCTTCCAGGCTCTGCAGCCTGCTCGAGCTCTCTCTCTACAGtgtcctcaaaagaaaaaagaaaaattagtaacACCAGCCTGCTTATTGGACAAGTCTGGCCTAGACGGAGTTCTACGCTTTGGCAAAGAATCTGGGgaggtggagaaggaggaggtggcTTTTCCTGCCTCCTCTTTGGAGCCAAGCATCATCATTATAATTGGAAgcattttgttatttgttatttccaTGTATGTTATTATAGTCACTGTTTGTGTCGTTTTCccacctcttctttcttccctttttatctGTTTCTGTAAGTCttctcatacttctctgtatttgttggttttttttacaGCAGAGTAACATTGCATTGCATTCATGTATGGTGTGTTTGGCTGTCTGTGTGATGGACGTACGCATTGTCTCCAGTTTTcagtcaccacaaaaagtgctgctgtaAATAATTTGGTTTTATGGGGCCTTTCTTCTTTGGCCTTGACCCATCAGGAGTTCACTGGAAAGTCTGACTGATCGTTGCATTATTGTGTTCGTGGTGCATGGTGGTTTTTTCCCACATGATGTctttctgagtttttttctttacattattgcATTGATGGCATAGCTTGTTTCCACGCTGGCTGCCTTATCCCACGTCAGTTCTTTCCGAGTCCTTTTGTATAGGGGCAATCCCAGTCCTCAGCAGCAGAGTCAGGAAGCAGCTTCCTTTCATGTTCTTCCTTATCCTGGTTAaactgaaaacattttattttattttatttttaattaaattttaattttttttaaacccttaccttccgtcttggagtcaatactgtgtattggttccaaggcagaagagtgttgaGGGATAggcgatgggagttaagtgacttgtccaggatctcaaactaagggagtatctgaggccagatttgaacctagaacctctgtttctgggcctggctctccatccaccaagccactcagctgccccctactttaaaccgaaaacattttaaagtcaaAGATTACTGTACTCATGCCATTCCCTCCTGGGTCTGGTCAGCCTCCTTCCCTAGAGAGGACCCTGGGCTTCCcccataataacaacaataataacaatagctagcattgcTAAGTGCCATACaaatcttatttaattctcacaaccaccctgggaggtagctgctactattatccccattttacagaaaaggacaCAGAGaggtaagagacttgcccagagtcacaccgctagtagtatttgaggctagatttgaactcccatcttcctgactccaggtctagcatagCACCCAGGTACCCCTCGCTTCAGGGAGGCTGAGGTGAGGCTGGaatcttcttttcctcagtgCTCTGAGCTAAGCCGAGAGAAAAGCGTGGGAGAGTTACAATCCCAGCCTTCCCCTTTTGGGATCGAGGCTTTCTCCAGCCTGCGTGGGATagacttcctggaggagaggGATAGGGGAGAGACTCCCtacttattgtttttatttttgttttactttatttttaaattatctttaagaTCGAAAAGCAGCCAAGGCCGAGCGATCAGGgttcatccagctaggaagtgtctgaggccagattggcaCCTCGGACCTCCCGAATCCAGCTCCGGCGTCCCCCCCCTCAGACCATCGCCTTTAAGGCAGCCGGCAGCGGCCTCGTAGAGTAGAAAGAGGGATGGTGGTGAGAGCCGGGTTCCAGTTCTGTACGTTTCTAGGcaaatccttttccttctccgGGGTCCAACTCTGGGCTTCTGGGATCATCCTGGAAAAAACGAAGGGGTTAAACGAAGGGTCTGAGGTGCTCCGAATTccatcctccttccctctccaccGTATCCATGCGCTGTTTTTGGTTTGGCCCGTGCCGGAAAGGGGGATCTTTTTTCGTCCTCTTGTAGCTTTTTGCACCAGTTTTGTCCCCTTCTCCAGCGGCCCCAGGAGTCAAAGGCATCTCCATCACGCTGGAAGGACCCCAGCCGGCGGTACTTTAACACCTTCTTGTGCATCCTGTCAAGGGCTCCCCAGGGAAGGAGGCTGAAGGATGCGACCGCTTTTGCGGGGGGCCCTCGAGCGCTCCCCAAACCGGCCCAAGAAGAagctttcctgttttccttttgcaTCCACTTCTTGTGAAAGCGACTCTGGCACGCCGTCCCTGCTTCCAGCTGAGATGGTTCCCCGGGGTCAGGGGGCATCCCACAGCTCAGCGCAGGGGGCGGCCCCAGAGTTTCTTCTTCCCACACAGCTGTCAGGATGGGAAGGAATGGATTCCAGATGTGGGATGGGGGTGGAAGGGAGGATGGAAAATAGAGTTTAAGGGTGAGAAATAGGGAGACGTCTCTGGAGTATCGGGGTAGGGATTGTGTGCTTGGCCTGGCTGGCTTTTCCTGCCTCCAGTTCTAGGGCTGCTGGACTCTGCCCAGGTCATATGGGTGCCACATCGGCAGGCAGGAAGGCATCATGAAGGGCTTGGGCCGCCATGATGAACAGCTACAATGGACAGGCCTCCTCAGGAGGCACAAGAACCCTTGGGGGGCCCAGGGTGGGGGGGCAGTGAAAGCAGCCAGCCAGGGATagctggcctagagacaggaggtcctgggttcaaatctggtctcaaatacttcctagctgagtgagtcccttcacccccattgtttagtcctgactgttctgccttagaaccaatatacagtatagattctaaaatggaagtaagggttttggaagaaaaaaaagcaggtaggccttttttttttttaacctttaaaaattCTGTACTTATTgactatcaaatgaaataatcatttccACATACATTATTGAGAAGACGGAGAGGATTACATATGAAACtattaatttgttaaataaaaataaaaaataaattgggattcaatgaattaagtaaaattttaaaagagaaagtcttcttttaaagtacataatatgtaacttcttttttttaatcttttctgagtaataattctaagatagatgttCAAGGACTAAGCCAatgtggggttaaatgacttgtcctgggtcacatacgtagctagaaagtgtctgaggtcacatatgaacccaggacctcccatctccaggcctggtgttctatttAGTCTTCTATCTAGCCATCCCCCCATCACGTAGCTTTCAAAGATGTCATACTAGTTTGTGATTTCCTTAtgaccttccatttctttctccctcaacccctctctgtctgtatctccttctctctctctctctctctctccccccttctctatctgtcccttcccccccccctctctctctctctctctctctctcNNNNNNNNNNNNNNNNNNNNNNNNNNNNNNNNNNNNNNNNNNNNNNNNNNNNNNNNNNNNNNNNNNNNNNNNNNNNNNNNNNNNNNNNNNNNNNNNNNNNNNNNNNNNNNNNNNNNNNNNNNNNNNNNNNNNNNNNNNNNNNNNNNNNNNNNNNNNNNNNNNNNNNNNNNNNNNNNNNNNNNNNNNNNNNNNNNNNNNNNNNNNNNNNNNNNNNNNNNNNNNNNNNNNNNNNNNNNNNNNNNNNNNNNNNNNNNNNNNNNNNNNNNNNNNNNNNNNNNNNNNNNNNNNNNNNNNNNNNNNNNNNNNNNNNNNNNNNNNNNNNNNNNNacatgtttctctctctctctctctctctctctctctctctctctctctctctctctctctctctctctctctctctctctccctccctccctccccttctccccttctctgtctgtcccttcccctctccctccttctctgtctcacacacacagaATTTGGGGGGAGGGACCCCCAGCATTCCTCCTTCTTACCAACCCTAAATAGACAAATTAATCCTTTGTAATAAATACCCAGTTCAAAAAAATTCGCACATTAGCTCTGCCCAAAATTGTATGTCTAAATCTGCATTTTCAGTCTTCTCTTTCTGTCAGGAGGCAGGTAATGGGCTTCCTCTCTGGCATTACACTACTCAgggttcttaagtcttttcaGTAACAAATGTACGTGTTCTCCTTCCCTCACTGCATTGGTTTATTTAGGTCTTcccaggttcttctgaaactgtccGCTTCGCCCAGTGTATTGAGTCCCCCCGATGGATGGGCGCTCCCTCACTATCCAGTTGTTGGCCGCCGCGGAAGGAGCCGTAATGTTTTTGTCAGTGTGGATGCGTTTCCTCATTAGGATGTAGGCCTCGTAGTGGAATCAGTGGGTCAGAGAGCACACACAGTTTagtgacttgggggggggggggggcgtagTTCCAAACTGCATTCCAGAACGGCCGGGCCAGTTCTCAGCTCCTCCAACATgtcattttttggtcatctttgccaattggATGGGTGTGGGGTAGAACTTTAGAGATgctgtaattttcctttttttaattattagtgatttgaaacattttttctggaatttcttcatttgagaattacCCGTTTATAGTATATCCTTTGATCGTTTTCAATTTCTCAACggctcttataaatttgaatgatTTCCACACATGAATATACCCACATGTGTATATTGTATACACACGTGTGTAtgaaattagatatttattagagaaattgttGTAAAAAAAATCTCCCAGCTACTTGATTACTTCCTAATTTTATTATGTTGGTTTGGTtcatcagaaaatattttaattttatataatcaaggTTGTTcactttatcttctgtgatcctctctTTTTTGATAAAAAActaccccccccaccccagtccaTTTATCTAAATggtaatttcttctttgctcctcTGATTTTTTGCATCATCCTTTGTCTCTAAGTCATGTACCCATTTGGAACTGAACTTGGTATGTGATGTAAGCTATTGGTCTAAATCTAGTTTTTCTTCAGACTTAAGTTTTCCCATAAGTTTTTGTCACATAATGAGCTCTTCCCCAAGTAATCGAGGTCTTTGGGCTTATCAGACTCTGGGATATAAGTTTCGGTTGCTTTTGCATGTTGTCTATCAAATCTGTAATAAACTAAATCCTCTGTTTAGTGTGCAAATCCTTTtgtagtcttcttataccttacagcTCTCAGGCATTTGGCCATCCTGTAACACTTGCTCTTCTTTGGACAACATACCATGTCTCCTAACTCTGGCCATTTTTCTTGACCATCtgccatgcttggaatgctcctCTCCTGGtgtctctggctttcttcaagtcccagccaAAATCCCACTGTTGGTAggaaggaagc is from Gracilinanus agilis isolate LMUSP501 chromosome 2, AgileGrace, whole genome shotgun sequence and encodes:
- the RBPMS2 gene encoding RNA-binding protein with multiple splicing 2 yields the protein MSNLKPDSEHSTSTGTGSGPGIGGGLEEEVRTLFVSGLPVDIKPRELYLLFRPFKGYEGSLIKLTSKQPVGFVTFDSRAGAEAAKNALNGIRFDPENPQTLRLEFAKANTKMAKSKLMATPNPTSIHPALGAHFIARDPYDLTGAALIPASPEAWAPYPLYTTELTPAIPHAAFTYPAAAAAAAALHAQVSIGSPEPYTSSWLEILPFS